The sequence GGTGCCCGGCATCACCCGCACCCTCACGTGTTCGGTGGTGCGCCTGTAAGTGGACGAGATCACTTCCTCCCCCGCCCACGACGAGTCCCGCCCGGCGGAGCCGGCCCCGCGCCGCGACCGCGCCACCCGCAGTGCCGCGCTCTGGGCGACGCTGATCGCGCTGCCGGTCACCGTGGCGGTGGCCGGGTTCACCTTCGCCAAGCTCTCTCCCGAAGAGCCGGCCGCCACGCCGAGCGCGTCGGCGACCGCCGTCCGGCCGCAGGCGACCACCCCGGTCGAGATGCCGGCCCCGGCCCTGGCCGAGCGGCCGGCGACGGTGTGCCTCGCCCTGGTGTCGCAGCTCCCGGCGAGCGTGCGTGACCTGCCGCAGCGACCGGTCACCACCGGCGCCGAGCAGAACGCCGCCTACGGCGACCCGGCGCTGACGGTCGCCTGCGGGCCGAGCGCGCCGGTCAAGCCGTGCCCCTCGCCCACCGCCGGCGGCCAGCTGCCCGATGGCTGTTTCCCTGACACGGACGAGGTGTGGCGGGTCAACGGGGTCTGCTGGCACGGGGTGGAGGAGGCCGACGCCGCGGTGCTGACCGCCGTCGACCGGGAGGTCCCCGTCCAGGTCCGGCTGCCGAAGGCGTATGAGCAGCCGCTCCAGTGGGTCGCCCCGATCTCCGACGTGATCGTCGCCACGGTCCCGTCGGCTAAGACCGCACCCTCCGGCTGCACCCCCTGACCCACCCCCCTTTCGCGCGCCGCCGCGGGGTCCCCAATGCAAGTTCATGGAAATAGTGGCCATTCCGCCCCGGATGGCCACTATTTCCGTGAATCAGTGAGGATCTTGGTTCGCCCCGGCGCGGGTCAGCGGCCGGCGCGGCGGAGGGCGGTGCGGATGAGGCGGTTGACCAGCTTCGGATACTCCAGGCCGCTGGCCGCCCACATGCGCGGGAACATCGACGTCGGGGTGAAGCCCGGCATGGTGTTGATCTCGTTGAGGTAGACGTCCAGCTCGGGGGTGACGAAGAAGTCGACCCGGGCCAGGCCGGAGCAGTCCAGGGCGGTGAACGCGCGGGTGGCGTACTCCTGCACCTGGCGGGTGACCCGCTCGGGCAGGTTCGCCGGCACGTCGTACTCGCAGACCTCGTCGGCGTAGATGTACTTGGCCTCGAAGTCGTACCAGTCGCGACCGCCGATCATCCGCACCTCGGCCAGCACCGACGCCTCCGGGGCGCCGCCGGCCTCCCCCTCCAGCACGCCGCACTCGATCTCACGGCCGACGATGGCGCCCTCGACCAGCACCTTGGTGTCGATCTCCCGGGCCGCCGCGACCGCCGCGTCGAGCTGGGACCAGTCGTCGACCTTGGTGATGCCGAAGGAGGAACCGGCCCGGGACGGCTTGACGAACACCGGCAGGCCCAGCCGCTCCTTGTCCTCCTCGGTCATGGTCGTCCCGTTGCGCAGCACCACGTACGGGCCGACCGGGATGCCCTCGGCGACGCAGAGCTTCTTGGTGAACTCCTTGTCCATCGCGGCGGCGGAGGCGAAGACGTTCGCCCCGACGTACGGGATGTCGGCCATCTCCAGCATCCCCTGGATCGTGCCGTCCTCGCCGTACGCGCCGTGCAGCACCGGGAAGACCACGTCCACGTCCGCGAGGGCCCGGGGACCCTGCGTGGGGTCGAGCACCATGAGGCCACCCGCCGCCGGGTCCGCACGCAGCACCAGCTCGACGCCGGAGCTGGCGGTGATCTCCGGCAGCCTGCGGTCCTGGATCGACAGCTGGCCCGGGTCGCCGCTGGCCAGCACCCACTGGCCCTGCCGGGTGATACCGACCGGCACCACCTCGAACTCGTCGGGGTCGAGCGCGCCCAGCACACTGCCCGCGCTGACGCAGGAGATGCCATGCTCGGGGCTCCGGCCACCGAAGACGATCGCCACACGGGTCTTGCCTGGGGTGGTCACTGGTGGGTCACCTCTTCGGTCGCGACTGCGGCTGCCGTGCTCGCCGGTGGCGCTCACCCGGTTGACCTTACTGTGCGTGGCGAGCACGGGTGACCGATACCCGGGGAGACGGGTGCCCGGACCGGGTCCGTGGGGCGGGCGGATTCAGCTCAGGTGCTCCCGATCGCGGGGACGGCGCCCGACGGCGATGACCTTGACCCGCTGCCGTCCGGCGCGGACCATGCCCAGCGCCATGAAGGCGCCGGCGATGCGTTCCGCCGCCTCCCGGCTGCTCGCCCCGACCACCTGTCGGCGGCGTTCCGGGCTCGTCCGTTCGTTGCGCGACACGGCGTCGAGGGGCCGGACGTCGGTGAGGACCACGAGGAAGCGGGTCATGCCCCGCCACCCCCGTCCGGGGAGCGGCAGCCCGTCGCCGTCATGCGATCCCCCTTTCCGTCTCGACGCCGGTGCGGGCACGCGGCGATCGGGTCGTGGGGGGAGATGACCCGATCACCGCGCGCCCCATCCCCTCCGGTCGCTCACCACCACCGTCGCCACGACAACCGGTGGTGAGGACGTGGTCACAGATTGACAGTTGGACACGCGTGAATGCAACTCTCATCGATTTTCTCTCATGCCCAACTTCCCGTTCAATGTGCGACCATCGATGCATGGCGCCGAAGACCGCCCGGGCCCGACGGCTCGGCATCGCCCTGCGTACCCACCGGGAGGCCGCCGGCCTGACTCTCGAGGCCGCGGCTGACGAGATCAACAGCACCCGGAGCACGCTGTCCCGCTACGAGAACGCGCAGACGCTGGTCAGCCCGGCCACCGTGCGCGCCCTGCTCACCCTCTACGGGGTGAGCCCGGACGAGATCGCCGCGGCGGTGCAACTGGCCAAGGACGCCCGCAAGCCCGGCTGGTGGGTGTCCTACTCGTACCTGCTGGACCGCCGGACCATCGACTTCATCGCGCTGGAGGCCGAGGCGACCGGGATCGCCAACTTCGAGCCCTCGGTGGTGCCCGGCCTGCTCCAGACCGCCGACTACATCCGCGGCGTGATGCGCGGCGGCCCGCACACCCTCAGCGACGAGCAGGTCGAGCAGCGGGTCCACTTGAGACTCGACCGGCAGCAGCGGCTCACGGGTGACGATCCGCCGATCCTCGACGCCATCATCGACGAGGGCGCACTGCTGCGCCCGGTCGGCGATCGGGACGTGATGGAGGGCCAGCTACGGCACCTGTTGAAGATGGGCGAGCTGCCCAACATCACCGTGCAGGTGATCCCACTCGCGGCCGGCTACCACCGGGGCACCCGGGGCTCACTGCACATCCTGGAGTTCGCCGACCCGGAGGACCCGATCATCGCCTCCGTGGAGACGGTCGCCGGGCAGATGGTCCTGGACCGGCCGGGCGACCTGCGTACCTGCACCAAGATCATGGAGCACCTGCGGTCCGTGGCGTTGAGCCCGGCGGCCAGCCGGGACCAGCTCCTCCGCCTGCTGAACGAGAGGTAGACGATGAACGGCACGAACAGCCCCCGCCCGGCCGCCAGCGGCTGGCGTAAGAGCAGCCACAGCGGCGACGAGGGCGCGTGCGTCGAGATGGCGTTGCTGCCCGAGGCGGTCACGGTCCGCGACTCCAAGGACCCGGCCGGCTCGGTGCTGGTCTTCTCCCCGGCCGCCTGGACGGCCTTCACCGGCGCGCCACCGCGCGGCTGATCCCGCCTCCGCAGCCGGTCCGCGGCTCGTTCGACGGAACCGACGACCGGCGCGCCCCGACGAAGGATGCCGCCAGAAGCGATATGCCGCCGAGGCATATTGGTGCCTCAGCGGCATATCGCTCGCAAATAGAGCGTGCTGCCGGTACGACACGCCAGCGCGACGCGATCGCCGCCGGAAGGCAGTGACGGGCGCGGCGCTCAGGCCGGCCGGCGGGCGATGACCGCCGTCGCGTCCAGGTCCTCGTCGTGCAGCACGCTCGGCACCAGGCCCGCCGCGGTGCACAGCCCGCAGAGCGCCTCGGCCTGGCCGGCGCTGACCTCCACCGCCAGGTGCCCACCCGGGGCGAGCCACTCGGCCGCGCCGGCCGCCACCCGGCGCAGCACGGCCAGCCCGTCCGCGCCGCCGTCCAGGGCCACCGGCGCCTCGTGCAGCCGCGCCTCCGCCGGCATCAGCGCCAGCGCGCCGCTCGGCACGTACGGGGCGTTCGCCACCACCAGGTCCAGCCGGCCCCGCCACTCGGCGGGCACCGGCGCGAACAGGTCGCCCTGGTAGACCGGCACGCCGAGCGGGGCGAGGTTGCGCCGGGCACAGGCCACCGCGGCCGGGTCGAGGTCGGCGGCGGCCAGCCAGCGGGGGGCGAGCCGGTCGTGCAGCACCAGCGCCGCGGCGCCGGACCCGCAGCAGAGGTCGAGCACGGCGGGCGCCGGCCCGGCCACCGCGGCGGCGGCGGAGACCAGCAGGGCGGTACGCCCGCGGGGCACGAACACCCCGGGGTCGACGGCGACCCGTAGGCCGCAGAAGTCGGCCCAGCCGAGCAGGTGCTCCAGCGGCCGGCCGGCGACCCGCCGGTCGACCAGCTCGACAAGCGCCTCGGCCGAGTCGGCGGCGGCGATCAGCAGGTCCGCCTCGTCCTCGGCGTAGACGCAGCCGGCGGCGCGCAGCCGGGCGACGAGGGCGGGACGGTCGGGGGAGAACGGGGATGGTGTCATCGGCTCAGGCCGTGCTGGCGTCCAGCGCGGCGGCGACGTCCGCCACCAGGTCGGCGGGGTCCTCGATGCCGCAGGAGAGCCGGACGAAGCCGGGAGCGGTGTCGTCGCCCCACTGGGCCCGCCGGTCGGCGGTGGTGTGCACGCCCCCGAACGAGGTGGCCGCGGCGACCAGGCGGGACGCGTCGAGGAACCGGGCCACCCGGTCGGCGTCGCCCAGGTCGAACGAGAGCACCCCGGGCATCCGTCGCATCTGGACCGAGGCGACCGGGTACGCCGGGTCCGCGGGCAGCCCGGGCCAGCGCAGGCCGGTGACGTCGGCCCGACCGGCGAGCAGCCGGGCGAGCGCCTCCGCGTTGGTGGCCTGCCGGCCGAGCCGCAGGTCCATGGTGGCCAGCGACCGGTGGGCCAGCCAGCAGTCGAACGCCCCGGGCACCCCGCCGGTGGTGGTCCGCCAGGCGGTCAGCGGGTCGAGCAGCTCGGCGGAGCGCGTCGCCACGTACCCGAGCAGCAGGTCGGAATGGCCGGTGAGCGCCTTCGTGCCGGAGGCCACCACCACGTCGGCGCCGAGGTCCAGCGGGCGCTGCCCGAGCGGCGTGGCGGTGGTGTTGTCGACCGCGACGAGGGCCCCGGCGGCGTGCGCCGCAGCGGCCAGCGCGGGCACGTCGGCCACGTCCAGGCCGGGGTTCGCCGGAGTCTCCAGCAGCACCAGCCGGACGCCGGAGAACGACGGGTACGGCCCGGCGGTCGGCACGAAGCCGACCCGTACCCCGACGCCGGCCAGGGTGTCGGTGGCGAAGGCGCGCACCGGGAAGTAACCGTCGGCGGGCAGCAGCACGGTGTCACCGGGGCGCAACAGCGTGAGCAGCAGCCCGGTGATGGCGGCCTGGCCGCTGGCGAAGACCCGGCAGTCCCCGCCCTCCAGCTCACCGATGGCTGCCTCCAGCAGCCGCCGGGTGGGATTGTCGGGCCGGCCGTACCCGTTGGGCGTCGCCGCCGGGCCCTGCCACGGATCGAGGTGGTACGGCGCGGCGAAGACCGGCCCGGGCAGGAACGGCTCTCCGGGTGCCGGTGCCGGCAGCCCGGCGTGCACGCTGCGGGTGCCGTCCCCCCAGTCGGTCATCGCCGCCTCACTCGTACGACTCGGGCTTGGCGGTCCGACTCATCAGGGCGTCCACGGCGAGCCGCGGGTCCATCCCCTCGTGGCAGATCCGCTCGACCTGCTCGGTGATCGGCATCTCCACCCCGTGCGCCCGGGCCAGGTCCCGGACGGCCAGCGCGCTCTTGACCCCTTCGGCGGTCTGCCGGGTGGCCACCTGGGCCTGCTCCAGCGTCGCCCCCCGGCCCAGGTGCTCGCCGAAGGTGCGGTTACGGGCCAGCGGGGAGGAGCAGGAGGCGACCAGGTCACCCATGCCGGCCAGGCCGGCGAAGGTGATCGGGTCGGCGCCGAGCGCCACGCCCAGCCGGGCGGTCTCGGCCAGGCCGCGGGTCATCAGCATCGCCCGAGTGTTGTCGCCGAAGCCCATCGCGGTGGCGATCCCGTACGCCAGGGCGATCACGTTCTTCACCGCCCCGCCGAGCTCGCAGCCGATCACGTCGTCGTTGGTGTACGGGCGGAAGTACGGCGTGCGGATCGAGGACTGGACCAGGGTGGCCCGCCGGCCGTCGGTGCCGGCGACGACCGTCGCGGCGGGCTGCTCGGCGGCGATCTCCGGGGCGAGGTTGGGCCCGGAGACGACCACCACCCGATCGGCCGGCACCCCGGCGGCCTCCATGATCACCTGGCTCATCCGCTTGGTGGTGCCCAGCTCGATGCCCTTCATCAGGGAGACCAGCGTGGCGTCGGGGTGCAGGTACGGGGTCCATCCGGCGAGGTTGCCGCGCAGCGTCTGCGACGGCACGGAGAGCACCACCACCTCCGCCCCGACGATCGCCTCCTCGGCGTCCCCGGTCGCGGTGACCCGGTCGGGCAGCCGCACGTCGGGCAGGTACTCCGGGTTGCGGCGCTTGGTGCGGATCGCCTCGGCCACCGACTCCCGGCGGGCCAGGATCGTCACCTCCCGGCCGGCGTCCGCGAGGATCTTGGCGAACGCCGTCCCCCACGACCCGGCCCCCAGCACCGCCACATGGCCGCTGCGCCCGCTCATTCATTCACCTCGCGGCTGCTGCTACCGGTACGGGCCGGACGCTCCCACAGCGGCGGTGGCGTGCCGCCGCGGATCTCGGCGACCAGGTCACGGAGCCGCAGCATGATCGTCTCGGTCATCTCCTCCAGGATCGCCCGGCTCGGCGTGGCGCCCGCCCACCGGCTCAGGTCGACCGGCGGCCCGGCGACCACGCTCACCGGGATCCGCGGGCGCAGCCCGAGCCGGTTGCTGCGCGGGTCGAACAGCTTCTCCGGCCCCCACATCGCCACCGGGATCACCGGTGCGCCGGTGGCCAGCGCCAGCCGGGCCGCCCCGGTCTTGCCCTTCATCGGCCAGAGGTCCGGCTCGCGGGTGATGGTCCCCTCCGGGTAGATCACCACCGCGCCGCCCTCCCGCAGGACGGCGGCCAGCTTGTCCAGCGACCTGGCCGCCTCGACGCTGCCGCGCTCCACCGGGATCTGCTTGCACCGGTGCAGGATCCAGCCGAGCACCGGCACCCGGAACAGGCTGGCCTTGCCGAGGTACTGCGGCCAGCGCCCGGCGTCGTGGATGAAGTGCGCGGCGACCAGTGGGTCGGCGTGCGAGACGTGGTTCGGCACGATGATGACGCCGCCTGGGTGGCGCAGGTGCTCCATGCCCCGCCAGGTGCGCCGCGTCCACACGGTCAGCACCGGCTTGACCAGCACCACGGCCAGCCACTGCCAGAATCCCAGCCTCCGCGGTGCCACCCTGCCTCCTCGTAGTGCCCCGACCCACGCGCCACGCCCGCGACGAAATCATGCCTGCTCGCCCTGGGTCCGGCCAGTGAGGGTACCGCCGTCCGCCTGGCAGGATGGTCACGTGCCCGACCCGACCTGGACCGTGGTGGTGCCGGTGAAGCGCCTCGGGGCGGCGAAGAGCCGCCTGCGGGGCGCGCTGCCCGGCGTACCCCATGAGGAGCTGGCGCTGGCGCTGGCGGCCGACACGGTCCGTGCGGTGCGCGCCTGTCCGGCCGTCGGCGAGGTCCTGGTGGTCAGTGATGACGCGCGGGTGGCGGCGGAGGCGACGGCGGCCGGCACGCGGGTGGTGGCGGACCCGGCCGCCGGGCTGAACGCCGCCTTCCGGCACGGCGCGGCGGTCGCCGGCCCGCGCGCCGCGGTGGCCGGCCTGGCCGCCGACCTGCCGGCGCTTCGCCCGGCCGAGCTGACCGCGGCGCTCCGGGCCGTCCCGGCCGGGGTACGCGGGTTCGTGGCCGACGCGCCCGGCAGCGGCACGGTGCTGCTCGCCGCGCCGGCCGGCGTGCCGCTGGACCCGCGGTTCGGGGTGGGCTCGGCGGCGGCGCACACGGCGAGCGGCGCCCTGCCGCTACGCGGCGACTGGCCCACCCTGCGCCGGGACGTGGACACCGCCGCCGACCTGGCCGCCGCCGCGCGGCTGGGGACGGGTCCGCGCACGGCGGCGCTGCTCGGCGGAGGCGTCGGGTACGGTGCTGGCATGCAGGGCACGGTGGCCACCTACGACGCGTCGACCCGCAGCGGCGTGCTGCTGCTCGACGACGGCACCGAGCTGCCCTTCCCGGCCCGCGCCTTCGACGCCTCCGGGCTGCGGCTGCTCCGGCTCGGGCAGCGGGTGCGGATCGAGCGGGACGCCGCGGGTGAGGTCGTCCGCGTGACGTTGCCGACGATGGCCTGAGCAACCTGCCCCGAGTTCATTTTCCGTTCATCGGAATCGGGGAATCATGAGGTGGTGAGCAGCCCTCGCGAGCACCCCGAAAGCAGCCAGCACCTCCCCGGCCCGGCGCCCCGCAACGGCGCCCAGCCCCGGGGCACCGGCGGCCGGTTCCGCCGCGTCCGCGCGCCGGAGGAGGATCTCGCCGTCGAGCCGACCGGCCTGGACATCGCGGCCGCCTCCGCCGGCCTGGAGGAGTCGCTCGACCCGGTCGAGGGCCCGGGCCCGTACGCGGAACGCGCGGCGGCGCAGCCGCTGCCCGAGGACCGGTTCCTCAACCGGGAACTCTCCTGGCTCGACTTCAACGCCCGGGTGCTGGCGCTGGCCGAGGACCCGCGGACCCCGCTGCTGGAGCGGGTGAAGTTCCTGGCCATCTTCGCCAGCAATCTGGACGAGTTCTACATGGTGCGGGTGGCCGGGCTGAAGCGCCGGCTCTCCGCCGGCCTGCCGGTACGCGGCGGCGACCGGCTGCCGCTGCGTACCCAGTTGGAGCTCATCGCCCAGAAGGCCGCCGACCTGGTCAGCCGGCACGCCGCCTGCTTCGTGGACGACGTGTCGCCACGGCTGGCCGAGGAGGACATCCGGATCCTGCGCTGGAGTGAGCTGGACGAGCCGGAGCGGGAGCGGCTGCGCACCTGGTTCCGGGAGCACATCTTCCCGGTACTCACCCCGCTCGCGGTGGACCCGGCGCACCCGTTCCCGTACATCTCGGGTCGGTCGTTGAACCTCGCCGTCTCGGTGCGCGACCCGGACGGCGGGTCGGAGCTGTTCGCCCGGGTGAAGGTGCCGAACAACGTGCCCCGGTTCGTCCGGGTCGCCCGGGACGCCCCCGGCATCCGGTTCATCCCGGTGGAGGACCTCATCGCGGTGCACCTCGGGCAGCTCTTCTCCGGCATGCAGGTGGTGGAGTGCCACCTGTTCCGGATCACCCGCAACGCCGAGGTCGAGGTGGACGAGGACCGCGACGAGGACCTGCTCCAGGCGCTGGAGCGGGAGCTGGCCCGGCGCCGCTTCGGCCCGCCGGTCCGGCTGGAGGTCGCCGCCTCGATCTCCGACCGCATGCTCGAGCTGCTCGTCCGCGAGCTGGACATGCACGACCAGGAGGTGCTGCGGGTGCCCGGCCTGCTGGACCTCTCCGCGCTCTGGCAGGTGTACGGCGAGGCCGACCGCCCCGAGCTGAAGGACCCGCCGTTCGTGCCGGCCACCCATCCCCGACTCACCGAGGGCGAGGTGCCGCGCAGCGTCTTCGCCACCCTGCGCGACGGTGACGTGCTGGTGCACCACCCGTACCACTCGTTCGCCACCAGCGTGCAGCGCTTCATCGAGCAGGCCGCCGCCGACCCGAACGTGCTGGCCATCAAGCAGACCCTCTACCGCACCAGCGGCGACTCCCCGATCGTGGACGCGCTGGTCGACGCGGCCGCCGCCGGCAAGCAGGTGGTGGTGCTGGTCGAGCTGAAGGCGCGCTTCGACGAGGTGGCGAACATCGGCTGGGCCCGCACCCTGGAACGCGCCGGCTGCCACGTCGTCTACGGCCTGGTCGGCCTGAAGACACACTGCAAGACCGCCCTGGTGGTGCGCCAGGAGGGCAACCAGATCCGCCGCTACTGCCACATCGGCACGGGCAACTACCACCCGAAGACCGCGCGCACCTACGAGGACTTCGGCATGCTCACCGCCGACCCGGAGATCGGCGCCGACCTGACCGACCTGTTCAACGTGCTCACCGGCTACAGCCGGCAGACCGCGTACCGGCGGCTGCTGGTGGCCCCGCAGGGCATCCGCAGCGGTCTGATCGAGCGGATCGAGCGGGAGATCGCGCACGTCCGGCTCGGCACGCCCGGCCTGGTGCAGATCAAGGTGAACGCCCTGGTCGACGAGGAGGTCACCGACGCCCTCTACCGGGCCTCCCAGGCCGGCGTGCACGTCGACCTGCTGGTCCGGGGCATGTGCATGCTGCGCCCCGGGGTGCCGGGGCTGTCGGAGAACATCCGGGTCCGGTCGATCCTCGGCCGGTTCCTGGAGCACTCGCGCATCTTCCGGTTCGGCAACGACGGCGACGCGGAGTTCTGGATGGGCTCGTCCGACCTGATGCACCGCAACCTGGATCGCCGGGTGGAGGCGCTGGTGCAGGTGACCGACCCGGTGGCCCGGGCCGAGCTCGACTACGTGTTGAGCGCCGCGTTCAGCCCGGAGGTGGACGCGTTCGAGCTGGCCGGGGACGGGACCTGGAGCCGGCGTACCGGCACCGCGGAGGAGCCGCTGACCCACCTGCAGGACCTGCTGCTGGACCGGGTCGGCGGGACGGCGGGGTGAGCGGGCGCCGGGCGGCCCGGACCGGGCTTACGGTGAGCGGGATGACCGATGACGAGCCGGTGCGGATCCGGGCGGCGGGCGGGGTGGTCTGGCGCCCGGGGCCGGACGGCGTCGAGGTCTGCCTCGTGCACCGCCCCCGGTACAACGACTGGTCGCTGCCCAAGGGCAAGCTGGACGCCGGGGAACACCCGCTGCGGGCCGCCGTCCGCGAGGTCGCCGAGGAGACCGACGTCCAGGCCGTGCCGCAGGTACGCCTGCCCACGGTCCGCTACCGCAGCGAGGGGCGGCCGAAGGCGGTGGACTACTGGTCGATGCGGGCCGCCGCGAGCGGTGGTTTCCAGCCGGGCACCGAGGTGGACGAGGTGCGCTGGCTCGGGGTCGACGAGGCGGTACGCCGGGTCAGCTACCCACACGACGCCGAGGTGATCGCCGCGTTCGCGGCGCTGCCGCCGGTGACCAACACCGTGCTGCTGCTGCGGCACGCGCACGCCGGCCGACGGGGCACCTGGACCGGCCCGGACACCGGCCGTCCGCTGGACGCGCAGGGCTGGGCCCAGGCGTACGCCCTGGCCGACCTGGTCGCCCTGGTCCGCCCGGTACGCCTGCTCGCCGCCGCGGCCCGGCGCTGCGTGCAGACCCTCGATCCGGCAGCCGCCCGGTTGGACCTGCCGATCGAGGTGACCGGCGACCTGGACGAGCCGAAGCCCGGCCAACAGCCGGACGAGTGCGGCCTCGCCGCCGCGGCCTGCCTGGCCACGCTGGCCGCCGCTGGCGACCCGGTCGCGGTCTGCAGCCAGGGCAAGGTGATCCCCGGCCTGCTGGAACACCTCACCGGCCGGGCTGACGACTTCACCACCCCCAAGGGCGGCGGCTGGCTGCTCGCCTTCGCCGGCGACCGCCTGCTCGCCGCCGACCGCCTGTGAGGAAGTCCCTTCTCAAGGCGTACCCACGAAAAGAGCGCCCACCGCGGCTGGTGGGCGCCCTCTCCGCCGGCGGGTCAACGCCGCGTGGCGGTCTTCCTGGCCGGCGCCTTCTTCGCGGGCGCCTTCTTGGCGGCGGTGGTCTTCTTCGCCGCCGTCGTCTTCTTCGCGGCGGTGGTCTTCTTCGCGGCGGGCGCCTTCTTGGCGGCGGTGGTCTTCTTCGCGGCAGGCGCCTTCTTGGCGGCAGGCGCCTTCTTCGCGGCCGTGGCCTTCTTCGCCGCGGCGGTCTTCTTGACCGCGGCAGCCTTGGCCGCGGCGGCCTTCTTCGCCGGGGCGGCCTTCTTGGCCGGGGCGGCCTTCTTGGCCGGGGCGGCCTTCGCCGCCGTCTTCTTGGCGGCACCGGCCGCGGCGGTCTTCTTCGCCGCGGTCGCCTTGGCCCCGGCCGCCTTCGCGCCGGCGGCCTTGGCGGCGGCCGCGGCGGTCTTCTTGGCGGCGGCCGTGTCCTTCGGCACCTTCCCGCTGGCCACCATCTCCTTGAAGCCAGCGCCCGGACGGAAGGTCGGGACGGAGGTCTTCTTGACCTTCACCGCCTCGCCGGTCCGCGGATTGCGCGCTGTTCGGGCCCCTCGGACGCGCTTTTCGAACGCTCCGAATCCCGTGATCGCCACCTTTTCGCCCTTGGTAACCGCCGCCTGGACCTCAGCGAGGACCGCGTCGAGCGCGGCCGTCGCCGTCTTCCGGTCCCCCAGGCGAACGGCGAGCGCCTCGATGAGCTCGGCCTTGTTCACGACTTCCTCCCGATTGTGCAACTGACTCGACGCGAGCCATTCTGCGCGCACGGTATGCCCTGTGCTGCCGGGACACAAACATTCGGTGGAAAAAAGCCCTTGTGTCGTAACGGATTCGCCCCCACCGGCGAACCGGTGGGGGCGAAAACGGATCTGCGCTCGGGTGTACGGCTATGCCACCGAGGGCAGGAAGGACGGCCGGGTGGCCTCGTACGCGCTGATCTCGGCCTCGTGCCGGAGGGTGAGTCCAATGTCATCCAAGCCCTCCATCAGCCGCCAACGGCTGTGGTCGTCCAGCGGGAAGGCCCAGGTGGCACCCCCCGCGTGGACCTGGCGAGCGGTGAGATCAACGGTGACCGGGGTGGTGGGGTCGGATTCCACCAGATCCCAGAGTTCCTCCACGGCTTTCAATTCCAGCTCGACCGGAAGGAGCCCTTCCTTCAGCGCGTTGCCGCGGAAGATGTCGCCGAAGCGGGGCGAGATCACGGCGCGGAAGCCCCAGTCCCGCAGGGCCCAGAC comes from Micromonospora viridifaciens and encodes:
- a CDS encoding putative protein N(5)-glutamine methyltransferase produces the protein MTPSPFSPDRPALVARLRAAGCVYAEDEADLLIAAADSAEALVELVDRRVAGRPLEHLLGWADFCGLRVAVDPGVFVPRGRTALLVSAAAAVAGPAPAVLDLCCGSGAAALVLHDRLAPRWLAAADLDPAAVACARRNLAPLGVPVYQGDLFAPVPAEWRGRLDLVVANAPYVPSGALALMPAEARLHEAPVALDGGADGLAVLRRVAAGAAEWLAPGGHLAVEVSAGQAEALCGLCTAAGLVPSVLHDEDLDATAVIARRPA
- a CDS encoding D-alanine--D-alanine ligase family protein → MTTPGKTRVAIVFGGRSPEHGISCVSAGSVLGALDPDEFEVVPVGITRQGQWVLASGDPGQLSIQDRRLPEITASSGVELVLRADPAAGGLMVLDPTQGPRALADVDVVFPVLHGAYGEDGTIQGMLEMADIPYVGANVFASAAAMDKEFTKKLCVAEGIPVGPYVVLRNGTTMTEEDKERLGLPVFVKPSRAGSSFGITKVDDWSQLDAAVAAAREIDTKVLVEGAIVGREIECGVLEGEAGGAPEASVLAEVRMIGGRDWYDFEAKYIYADEVCEYDVPANLPERVTRQVQEYATRAFTALDCSGLARVDFFVTPELDVYLNEINTMPGFTPTSMFPRMWAASGLEYPKLVNRLIRTALRRAGR
- a CDS encoding lysophospholipid acyltransferase family protein; its protein translation is MAPRRLGFWQWLAVVLVKPVLTVWTRRTWRGMEHLRHPGGVIIVPNHVSHADPLVAAHFIHDAGRWPQYLGKASLFRVPVLGWILHRCKQIPVERGSVEAARSLDKLAAVLREGGAVVIYPEGTITREPDLWPMKGKTGAARLALATGAPVIPVAMWGPEKLFDPRSNRLGLRPRIPVSVVAGPPVDLSRWAGATPSRAILEEMTETIMLRLRDLVAEIRGGTPPPLWERPARTGSSSREVNE
- a CDS encoding cystathionine gamma-lyase codes for the protein MTDWGDGTRSVHAGLPAPAPGEPFLPGPVFAAPYHLDPWQGPAATPNGYGRPDNPTRRLLEAAIGELEGGDCRVFASGQAAITGLLLTLLRPGDTVLLPADGYFPVRAFATDTLAGVGVRVGFVPTAGPYPSFSGVRLVLLETPANPGLDVADVPALAAAAHAAGALVAVDNTTATPLGQRPLDLGADVVVASGTKALTGHSDLLLGYVATRSAELLDPLTAWRTTTGGVPGAFDCWLAHRSLATMDLRLGRQATNAEALARLLAGRADVTGLRWPGLPADPAYPVASVQMRRMPGVLSFDLGDADRVARFLDASRLVAAATSFGGVHTTADRRAQWGDDTAPGFVRLSCGIEDPADLVADVAAALDASTA
- a CDS encoding DUF397 domain-containing protein — its product is MNGTNSPRPAASGWRKSSHSGDEGACVEMALLPEAVTVRDSKDPAGSVLVFSPAAWTAFTGAPPRG
- a CDS encoding DUF3515 family protein, whose amino-acid sequence is MTSSPAHDESRPAEPAPRRDRATRSAALWATLIALPVTVAVAGFTFAKLSPEEPAATPSASATAVRPQATTPVEMPAPALAERPATVCLALVSQLPASVRDLPQRPVTTGAEQNAAYGDPALTVACGPSAPVKPCPSPTAGGQLPDGCFPDTDEVWRVNGVCWHGVEEADAAVLTAVDREVPVQVRLPKAYEQPLQWVAPISDVIVATVPSAKTAPSGCTP
- a CDS encoding helix-turn-helix domain-containing protein; its protein translation is MAPKTARARRLGIALRTHREAAGLTLEAAADEINSTRSTLSRYENAQTLVSPATVRALLTLYGVSPDEIAAAVQLAKDARKPGWWVSYSYLLDRRTIDFIALEAEATGIANFEPSVVPGLLQTADYIRGVMRGGPHTLSDEQVEQRVHLRLDRQQRLTGDDPPILDAIIDEGALLRPVGDRDVMEGQLRHLLKMGELPNITVQVIPLAAGYHRGTRGSLHILEFADPEDPIIASVETVAGQMVLDRPGDLRTCTKIMEHLRSVALSPAASRDQLLRLLNER
- a CDS encoding NAD(P)H-dependent glycerol-3-phosphate dehydrogenase, coding for MSGRSGHVAVLGAGSWGTAFAKILADAGREVTILARRESVAEAIRTKRRNPEYLPDVRLPDRVTATGDAEEAIVGAEVVVLSVPSQTLRGNLAGWTPYLHPDATLVSLMKGIELGTTKRMSQVIMEAAGVPADRVVVVSGPNLAPEIAAEQPAATVVAGTDGRRATLVQSSIRTPYFRPYTNDDVIGCELGGAVKNVIALAYGIATAMGFGDNTRAMLMTRGLAETARLGVALGADPITFAGLAGMGDLVASCSSPLARNRTFGEHLGRGATLEQAQVATRQTAEGVKSALAVRDLARAHGVEMPITEQVERICHEGMDPRLAVDALMSRTAKPESYE